The following DNA comes from Desulfobaccales bacterium.
ATTTTTCTTCTCTGCCACAATAAAGGCCGACAAAAATCAACAGCACCAGCAGCGCGGAAAGAACAGAGTAATCCTGCCAGGTTAAACTGCTGCCGCTTACAAAAAAGGTTTGAATTTCCATAAAGATCCAGGCTATCGTATCAAAAAATTATTTGCATGGTTAAAATGAAAGTACCATGAAATTAGAAGAATTAGTGGGTGAACGTCTGGTCATCGGCATTCCCGGAACCGAAATCACACCTGAGATTGTCCGTCAATTTCAGGAGTTGCATGCGGGCGGGCTAATTCTCTATCGGAGAAATTTTAACTCCCCCCAGCAGCTCAAAAAGCTGATTGGTGATCTGGAAGAGGCTCTGGGCCGAAGGTTGCTCGTGACCGTGGACCATGAAGGCGGGCGGGTCATCATGTTCAGGGACGGCATTACCGTGTTCCCGGATAATCTGGCGGTGGGCGGCGCAGGCAAAGTTGACTATGCCAGACAGCAGGGCGAAATCGAGGCCAAAGAGCTGAGAAGACTGGGGGTGGATGTGAATCTGGCGCCGGTACTGGATGTTTTGACCGACGCCTACAGCCCGAATATCGGCATACGGTCCTACGGCAAGGAGTGGCGAATGGTGGCAGAGCTGGGCGCGGCGCGGATTGCCGCCATGCAACAGGGGCGACTCTCAGCCTGCGCCAAGCATTTTCCCGGCAAGGGTCATGCACCCGTGGATGCCCATCTGGAGTTGCCGGTCATCAATTCCACCTGGCAAGAGATGGAAGCGCTCCATCTTAAACCTTTCGTAAAAGCGATTGATATCGGGATTGATCTGGTTATGTCGTCGCATCCTTACTACCCCAAACTTGATCCTTATCCAAAAATGATCGCCACTTTTTCCAGGAGAATTATTTACGATTACCTGAGAAGCGAGCTAGGTTTTAAGGGTGTCATAACCAGCGACGATCTGGAGATGGGCGCGGTCAAGGTGCTCTGCCCTATCGGGGAAGCAGGGATTTTAGCCGCGAAGGCGGGACATGATCTGCTCTTGGTCTGTCAT
Coding sequences within:
- the nagZ gene encoding beta-N-acetylhexosaminidase codes for the protein MKLEELVGERLVIGIPGTEITPEIVRQFQELHAGGLILYRRNFNSPQQLKKLIGDLEEALGRRLLVTVDHEGGRVIMFRDGITVFPDNLAVGGAGKVDYARQQGEIEAKELRRLGVDVNLAPVLDVLTDAYSPNIGIRSYGKEWRMVAELGAARIAAMQQGRLSACAKHFPGKGHAPVDAHLELPVINSTWQEMEALHLKPFVKAIDIGIDLVMSSHPYYPKLDPYPKMIATFSRRIIYDYLRSELGFKGVITSDDLEMGAVKVLCPIGEAGILAAKAGHDLLLVCHTPQGQKEVYEKLLEAYKGQLLSLQELEASVDRIRRLKSKRKQRFAGGEPGAEPAGAGLAAQICRETVVVLQDERKLLPLKSGEKSIGVIFPQFSRLDANVMIEKEVLDEQEFMRREFQKFGCAPEIQLVSFEPTEAEIQQAVTLAKHSDLTILFCFDAHLYPDNKYLLDAIQAAAKDLVVDLLRDPDDAEFIRKDAACLTDFGWRACQIKAAIEKMCSSPLL